In Pleurocapsa sp. PCC 7319, the following are encoded in one genomic region:
- a CDS encoding type II toxin-antitoxin system HicA family toxin: MNSREVISRLKQDGWQLVNTRGSHAQYKHPDKPNKVTVPHPKKDLPIGTLKNIFKQAGWDWNSR; the protein is encoded by the coding sequence ATGAATAGCCGTGAAGTAATTTCTAGACTAAAGCAAGATGGCTGGCAGCTGGTTAATACTCGTGGCAGTCATGCTCAATATAAACATCCTGATAAACCAAATAAAGTAACAGTTCCCCATCCTAAAAAAGATTTGCCAATTGGTACTTTGAAAAATATTTTTAAACAGGCTGGATGGGACTGGAATTCAAGATAG
- a CDS encoding peptidylprolyl isomerase — MKTIIRSIDRVITAEEIIPLLNKYGMLSRLAYEDIIDRAISQIECTPQEIAIASGLWQHQQNKSKTSSVNKEEFLASAIRNFKIEKFKQQNFSDQIPAYFARQKKQLDQVVYSIVKTKTKEIAREMHFRLIEAEQTFTELAQECRENPQIKASEAIGWVELGTLSPLIAQQLSTLPANSISSPILIGEWYVILRLDKYVSAQCDRAVQKRLRDELFNQWMQQQLMKQKYHLENTTCAARCSKE, encoded by the coding sequence ATGAAGACAATTATTAGAAGTATCGATCGCGTTATTACTGCCGAAGAGATTATTCCTCTATTGAATAAATACGGGATGCTGTCACGGTTGGCTTATGAAGATATCATTGATCGAGCGATCTCCCAGATTGAATGCACTCCCCAAGAAATAGCGATCGCTTCTGGGTTATGGCAACATCAACAAAATAAATCAAAAACTTCCTCTGTAAACAAAGAAGAGTTTCTAGCATCAGCTATCAGAAACTTCAAGATTGAAAAATTTAAGCAACAAAATTTTAGCGATCAGATACCTGCCTATTTTGCTCGTCAAAAAAAGCAACTAGATCAGGTAGTTTATTCAATCGTTAAGACGAAAACAAAGGAAATCGCTAGAGAAATGCACTTTCGCTTAATTGAAGCAGAACAGACTTTTACTGAGTTAGCACAAGAATGTAGGGAAAATCCCCAGATTAAAGCTAGTGAAGCTATTGGCTGGGTAGAATTGGGAACTCTCTCACCTTTAATAGCACAACAGCTATCTACCCTCCCAGCCAATTCTATTTCTTCTCCTATCCTCATTGGGGAATGGTATGTGATCTTGCGTCTGGACAAATATGTTTCCGCACAATGCGATCGCGCTGTGCAGAAGCGTCTGAGGGATGAACTATTTAACCAGTGGATGCAACAACAACTAATGAAACAAAAATATCACCTAGAGAATACTACTTGCGCTGCGCGATGTAGTAAAGAATGA
- a CDS encoding glycoside hydrolase family 19 protein, with the protein MTCQCGRSYVVRQGDILFDIAQRELGDGNRWRDIMNPDCSKPVDETIFPGQELCIPNGSEPPEPPGNGGFADIVSRQIYESMFPNRNGLYSYDSLVRATQRYPNFCNEEPDTQRKREAAAFLANIAHETGSLQYIEELRCIPNGCGDEYCDRNNTQYPCQPGRSYHGRGPMQLSWNYNYGAAGQALGQALLTNPDLVKSDGVISFSTALWFWMTPQPPKPSCHDVMSGLWTPSPEDISKGRLPGFGMTINIINGGLECSIPTPPQVDSRVGFYQRFTQMLGVSTGDNVYCDQMAHY; encoded by the coding sequence ATGACTTGTCAATGTGGAAGATCTTATGTTGTTCGGCAAGGAGATATACTCTTTGACATTGCCCAGCGAGAGTTAGGTGATGGTAATCGTTGGCGGGACATCATGAATCCTGATTGCAGTAAACCTGTTGACGAGACGATTTTTCCAGGTCAAGAATTGTGTATTCCTAATGGGTCTGAGCCACCTGAACCTCCTGGAAACGGCGGTTTTGCAGATATTGTGTCGCGTCAAATCTATGAATCTATGTTTCCTAATCGTAACGGTTTGTACTCCTATGACAGTTTAGTAAGAGCAACGCAAAGATACCCAAACTTCTGCAATGAAGAACCTGATACACAACGCAAACGCGAGGCAGCAGCGTTCCTAGCCAACATTGCTCACGAAACGGGTAGTCTTCAATACATCGAAGAATTACGCTGCATTCCTAACGGCTGTGGAGATGAATACTGCGATCGCAATAACACCCAGTATCCATGTCAGCCTGGTCGCAGCTATCACGGTCGTGGTCCAATGCAATTATCATGGAACTACAACTACGGTGCAGCAGGTCAAGCTTTAGGTCAAGCTTTACTCACTAACCCTGACTTAGTGAAGTCAGATGGTGTCATCTCATTTTCTACAGCTTTGTGGTTTTGGATGACCCCTCAACCACCAAAGCCTTCTTGCCACGATGTTATGAGTGGTCTTTGGACTCCCTCCCCTGAGGATATAAGCAAAGGACGTCTACCTGGTTTTGGTATGACTATTAATATTATCAACGGCGGTCTCGAATGTAGCATCCCCACGCCTCCTCAAGTTGATAGCCGGGTAGGCTTCTACCAACGTTTTACCCAGATGTTGGGCGTGAGTACGGGCGATAACGTCTACTGCGATCAAATGGCTCATTACTAA
- a CDS encoding DUF433 domain-containing protein produces MTVEYIVNEIKAGVTPEEILEDKPHLTLAGIYTAIAYYYANKELLDTEFAEYDRECDRLIAEYTTGK; encoded by the coding sequence ATTACAGTTGAATATATTGTCAATGAAATTAAAGCAGGTGTTACTCCAGAAGAAATCTTAGAAGATAAACCTCATTTAACTCTTGCTGGCATCTATACTGCGATCGCATATTATTATGCTAATAAAGAATTACTAGATACTGAATTTGCTGAATATGATCGAGAATGCGATCGATTGATAGCAGAATATACAACAGGTAAATAG
- a CDS encoding cupin domain-containing protein — protein MGSAGEMFSFSKRKEDYTLSESISPVGAGPEPHIQKGYGEFFYLPEGNVKFWVGDKTYPGDSIPGKNASKSDVYSIVTKPGDLLYVPPYTVHGFESLLAPDLITESNSYKFLNKSSFISAALIFGSLSAI, from the coding sequence ATGGGATCTGCTGGTGAAATGTTCAGCTTTTCCAAAAGAAAGGAAGATTATACCCTGTCAGAGTCTATATCTCCAGTTGGCGCTGGTCCAGAACCACATATACAAAAAGGTTACGGTGAATTTTTCTATCTTCCAGAAGGAAATGTCAAGTTTTGGGTTGGAGACAAAACTTATCCAGGCGATTCAATACCAGGGAAGAATGCTTCCAAGTCTGATGTGTACTCGATAGTGACCAAACCAGGAGATTTATTATACGTTCCCCCCTACACAGTTCATGGATTTGAATCGCTACTAGCTCCAGATTTGATAACTGAAAGTAATTCCTATAAATTCCTCAACAAATCTTCTTTTATATCAGCCGCCCTAATATTTGGTAGTCTTTCGGCAATTTAA
- a CDS encoding DUF1838 family protein has product MPDYSTDYEFSRLNFYRDNHGKQLYYSWQGDIWWIEAPGKPKEKLFSIIGMNATKILLKSDPEYGEVGYRLNREIGLFCDPETKEILHYWQPQNGSPEVPVVHIANRMVQGSLRERKIVIPQGQGYITKVNEIPLSYPHPLAKESKFRDYCPGETFQGVEYFTSNFSRPGVENIPPATWARDCPWMPWMKLGYGHPARLRYETTISRVETFEELDPKLVRLVREKLPIYEFTPDECDELNTTSILYFKRHFDSYLRGEIFPIEETA; this is encoded by the coding sequence ATGCCAGATTATTCAACAGACTACGAATTTAGCCGTTTAAATTTCTACCGAGATAACCATGGCAAGCAGCTTTACTATAGTTGGCAGGGAGATATTTGGTGGATTGAAGCCCCAGGCAAACCCAAGGAAAAGTTATTCTCGATTATTGGCATGAACGCCACCAAAATCTTGCTTAAATCCGATCCTGAATATGGGGAAGTTGGATATCGACTCAATAGAGAGATTGGCTTATTTTGCGATCCAGAAACCAAAGAAATCTTACATTATTGGCAACCACAAAATGGTAGCCCAGAAGTTCCAGTAGTGCATATCGCCAACCGTATGGTACAGGGTTCTCTTCGAGAAAGAAAGATAGTTATTCCTCAGGGTCAAGGATACATAACTAAAGTTAATGAGATTCCTTTGTCATATCCCCATCCTCTAGCCAAAGAGAGTAAATTCCGAGACTATTGCCCTGGAGAAACTTTTCAAGGGGTAGAATATTTCACCTCAAATTTTTCCCGTCCTGGAGTCGAGAATATTCCTCCGGCGACTTGGGCGAGAGATTGTCCTTGGATGCCCTGGATGAAATTAGGTTATGGTCATCCCGCACGATTGAGATACGAAACTACTATATCGAGAGTAGAAACTTTTGAGGAACTCGATCCTAAGTTAGTTAGGTTAGTTAGGGAAAAATTACCTATTTACGAATTCACCCCAGATGAATGTGATGAACTCAATACAACCAGCATCTTATACTTTAAGCGACACTTTGATTCTTATTTAAGGGGAGAAATTTTTCCTATCGAAGAAACTGCTTGA
- a CDS encoding CAP domain-containing protein, with product MTATHDFNLDSTKSESAIDEAVSIELETTVQQNEVSSSELADPSPLDLATLSLIEEVFKIVNSERGRVGLSPLRLHSQLTAAAQAHSDDMARHNFLSHIGSDGSSPFDRITQYGYNFRWAGENIASGYSSPQDVMQGWMNSSGHRANILNRNFRDIGIGYARGNQPYWTQTFGG from the coding sequence ATGACTGCAACACATGATTTCAATTTAGATTCAACAAAGTCTGAGTCGGCTATCGATGAAGCTGTCAGCATTGAACTTGAAACTACTGTTCAACAGAATGAGGTTTCATCTAGTGAGCTTGCAGATCCTTCACCATTAGACTTAGCAACTTTATCTTTAATTGAGGAAGTTTTCAAGATCGTTAATAGTGAACGGGGTCGAGTAGGATTATCGCCACTCAGACTTCATTCGCAATTAACTGCAGCAGCTCAAGCACATTCCGACGATATGGCAAGGCATAATTTTCTGAGCCACATTGGTTCCGATGGTTCATCACCATTCGATCGCATCACGCAATACGGTTACAATTTCCGATGGGCTGGCGAGAATATAGCATCAGGTTATTCCTCACCTCAAGATGTAATGCAAGGTTGGATGAATAGTAGCGGTCATCGTGCAAATATTCTCAATCGTAACTTCCGTGATATTGGTATTGGATATGCTCGCGGAAATCAACCCTATTGGACGCAAACCTTTGGGGGATAG
- a CDS encoding NF038122 family metalloprotease, translating into MTQQHQAIKNFNWFDDSEIATSSLYSESLALNADGSDSAENSEPILQTAEAETPLTNTITVGNPEGTQFTFNYAEDTPQEVIDGVTEAADYWSSFLLDDVDLQFDFTFTPGEPNNLGGTASTSVQLPYTEVNQALADDITSPDDQTAVTYLPEGSVPFLINNTSENNGSDTPYLDNNAGLNNSTIELTTANAKALGFSSEYIAEAMEDTPEENVDAKINFSSNIAWDFDASDGIAPDAHDFTGVVFHEIGHALGFTSSANYLDLYANKSLNELSETLGVDIPTLIAEANEDGIEGIDDGEDIVDQFISDNEYIPSSLDLFRFSPESFVQGARDFTTGILEDKYFSIDGGQTRIASLSTGVYTGDGEQLSHWQDNLGDNPNIGILDPTGDTGEFLEFTNNDLLAFDVIGWDLA; encoded by the coding sequence ATGACTCAACAACATCAAGCAATCAAAAATTTTAACTGGTTTGACGACTCAGAAATAGCAACAAGCTCACTATACTCCGAGTCGTTGGCTCTAAATGCTGATGGTAGCGATTCAGCTGAAAACAGTGAACCAATATTACAGACAGCAGAAGCTGAAACACCTTTAACCAATACAATCACGGTAGGCAATCCTGAGGGAACTCAGTTTACTTTTAATTATGCCGAAGATACTCCCCAAGAAGTTATTGATGGAGTCACAGAAGCTGCGGACTATTGGTCATCATTTTTATTAGATGATGTAGATCTGCAGTTCGACTTTACCTTTACACCAGGTGAACCAAACAATTTAGGAGGAACTGCGTCGACTTCTGTGCAACTCCCCTACACTGAGGTAAATCAGGCTTTAGCTGACGACATTACCTCACCTGATGACCAAACCGCAGTTACTTATCTTCCAGAAGGTAGTGTACCTTTTTTAATTAACAATACTAGTGAAAATAACGGCAGCGATACTCCTTATCTGGATAATAATGCTGGTTTGAACAATTCAACTATTGAGTTAACTACAGCTAATGCTAAAGCTTTGGGTTTTAGTTCAGAATATATTGCTGAGGCTATGGAAGATACTCCAGAGGAGAATGTAGATGCCAAAATAAACTTTAGCAGCAATATTGCTTGGGATTTTGATGCTAGTGACGGCATTGCTCCTGACGCCCATGATTTTACTGGCGTAGTATTTCATGAAATTGGTCACGCTTTGGGATTTACAAGTTCTGCTAATTACCTAGATCTGTATGCGAATAAAAGTTTAAATGAGTTAAGCGAAACTTTAGGTGTAGACATCCCTACATTAATTGCTGAGGCAAACGAAGACGGTATTGAAGGTATTGATGATGGAGAAGACATCGTCGATCAATTTATTTCGGACAATGAATATATTCCCTCGTCGCTAGATTTATTCCGCTTTTCTCCTGAGAGCTTTGTCCAGGGTGCAAGAGATTTTACGACAGGTATCCTTGAAGATAAATATTTCTCTATTGATGGAGGTCAAACTCGAATCGCATCTCTTTCTACGGGGGTATATACAGGCGATGGCGAGCAGCTTTCTCATTGGCAAGACAATTTAGGAGATAATCCAAATATTGGCATCCTCGATCCCACTGGTGATACTGGAGAATTCCTGGAGTTCACGAATAACGATTTACTTGCGTTTGATGTGATTGGTTGGGACTTGGCTTAA
- a CDS encoding nitrilase-related carbon-nitrogen hydrolase, with amino-acid sequence MPANSIDSYRALALQITCHAVNQASDRAEVFSLIQKTITRLAKQIAASIAFIGSDCRLIVLPEYFLTGFPLGESIPEWAQKACLEMAGAEYELLGQIAQKHRIFLAGNAYELDPNFPQLYFQTCFIIDPSGSVVLRYRRLNSMFAPTPHDVWDQYLDCYGLEGVFPVAKTEIGNLAAIASEEILYPEVARCLAMRGAEIFLHSTSEIYGKGRSPKDAAKISRAVENIAYVVSTNTAGINKISIPIASADGGSQIVDYRGLVLAETSTGESMAAFAEIDLAALRRYRRRPGLNNLLSRQRFELYAASYNQSHFYPANTMQDKNIDRKHFLETQQKAIARLTDLGII; translated from the coding sequence ATTCCCGCTAATTCCATCGACTCCTACCGAGCATTAGCACTGCAAATAACTTGTCATGCGGTTAATCAAGCAAGCGATCGCGCTGAAGTTTTTTCTCTGATACAAAAGACGATCACTCGCTTAGCAAAACAAATTGCTGCCAGTATTGCTTTTATTGGTTCCGACTGCCGGTTAATCGTTTTACCAGAATATTTCCTGACCGGTTTTCCTTTGGGAGAATCTATTCCTGAATGGGCACAAAAAGCTTGCTTGGAAATGGCTGGTGCTGAATATGAATTACTTGGTCAAATTGCCCAGAAACATCGTATCTTTTTAGCTGGTAATGCTTACGAATTAGATCCTAATTTTCCGCAACTTTACTTTCAAACCTGCTTTATCATCGACCCTAGTGGCTCAGTCGTACTGCGGTATCGCCGGTTGAACTCTATGTTTGCCCCCACACCTCACGATGTTTGGGATCAGTATCTTGACTGCTATGGTTTGGAGGGAGTTTTTCCGGTTGCCAAAACTGAGATAGGCAATTTAGCAGCTATTGCTTCAGAAGAAATTCTGTATCCAGAAGTAGCTAGATGTCTAGCGATGCGTGGAGCAGAGATTTTTTTACATTCCACTTCCGAAATATATGGCAAAGGACGATCTCCTAAAGATGCAGCTAAAATTAGCCGTGCAGTAGAAAATATAGCCTACGTAGTATCAACTAACACAGCAGGAATTAATAAGATCTCGATTCCTATTGCCTCTGCCGATGGTGGCTCTCAAATCGTTGACTATCGAGGATTAGTTTTAGCAGAAACATCTACGGGAGAGAGTATGGCAGCATTTGCTGAAATTGACTTAGCTGCATTACGTCGTTACCGTCGCCGACCAGGATTAAATAATTTACTATCGCGTCAGCGATTTGAACTCTATGCAGCTAGTTACAACCAATCGCACTTTTACCCCGCTAATACTATGCAAGACAAAAACATAGACCGCAAGCACTTCTTAGAAACACAGCAGAAAGCGATCGCCCGTTTAACCGATCTCGGAATTATTTAA
- a CDS encoding sulfite exporter TauE/SafE family protein: MLDLLLVIALGFLGSFGHCVGMCGPLTVAFALSQENHPQPKNSWRFHLLLNIGRIISYTLVGAALGGLGSTVIASGQLAGIGSELRQIMAIITSIMLIWFGLGQIKPNWLPRLPFLHPLQGAIHNRLNTGMDRLSAQQQWWTPALLGSIWGLIPCGFLYAAQLKAVETGDLIIGALTMLCFGIGTMPTMLGVGISASRLSADKRSQLFRLGGWITISIGILTLLRTDAMIDYTGHGALILLMLALVARPISCVWAAPLHYRRVIGVGSFILALAHTAHMLDHSLNWNLDAIAFMLPQHRLGMAGGFLSLFLMFPAAITSTDRLQKNLGQRWRKIHLLTVPAFVFAVSHTVLLGSHYLGDFQLSFGSKLRVGIVILVSSLILILRSPLFAKVLGKWYVPPKN; this comes from the coding sequence GTGTTAGATTTACTGCTGGTTATTGCCCTAGGATTTTTAGGAAGTTTTGGTCATTGTGTGGGTATGTGTGGACCTTTGACGGTAGCTTTTGCTCTGTCTCAGGAAAACCATCCCCAGCCAAAAAATAGCTGGCGGTTTCATCTTCTCTTAAATATTGGCAGAATTATTAGTTACACTCTTGTTGGAGCAGCTTTAGGCGGTTTAGGTTCGACTGTGATTGCTAGTGGACAATTAGCAGGAATAGGGAGTGAGCTGCGGCAGATCATGGCAATTATTACTAGCATAATGCTGATTTGGTTTGGTTTAGGACAAATTAAACCAAACTGGCTGCCTCGCTTACCTTTTTTGCATCCTTTGCAGGGAGCTATCCACAATCGATTGAATACAGGCATGGATCGACTTTCAGCTCAACAACAATGGTGGACACCTGCTTTACTTGGGAGTATTTGGGGCTTAATTCCCTGTGGTTTTCTATATGCAGCTCAGCTAAAAGCTGTAGAAACAGGAGATTTAATCATTGGTGCCTTAACCATGCTCTGTTTCGGCATCGGGACAATGCCTACGATGTTAGGGGTAGGAATATCTGCTTCGAGGTTAAGCGCAGATAAGCGTAGTCAGCTATTTCGCCTCGGTGGCTGGATTACTATTAGTATCGGTATCCTAACTCTCTTACGGACAGATGCCATGATAGATTACACAGGTCATGGTGCCTTGATTTTATTGATGTTAGCTTTGGTTGCTCGTCCGATTAGTTGCGTTTGGGCTGCACCACTTCATTATCGTCGTGTAATTGGTGTGGGTTCTTTTATTCTGGCTTTGGCGCATACCGCCCATATGTTAGATCATTCTTTAAACTGGAATCTCGATGCGATCGCTTTTATGTTACCTCAACATCGTCTTGGTATGGCTGGGGGGTTCTTAAGTCTATTTTTAATGTTTCCTGCGGCAATTACCAGTACCGATCGCTTACAGAAAAATCTCGGTCAACGCTGGCGTAAAATTCATCTTTTAACTGTTCCTGCCTTCGTATTTGCTGTTAGTCATACAGTTTTATTAGGCTCGCATTATTTGGGAGATTTTCAACTAAGCTTCGGCAGTAAGTTGCGAGTAGGGATAGTTATTTTGGTAAGCAGTTTAATTTTAATCCTGCGATCGCCCTTATTTGCCAAGGTTTTGGGGAAATGGTACGTTCCACCTAAAAATTAA
- a CDS encoding aldehyde dehydrogenase family protein: MNKTIEVRNPRTGISDHTIVPPSKNQLEQQCLNLRQAQIHWQQIGIVGRIEALQQLKQAVLSQRDRLTEALVQDTGRLSISALEIDSFLSSIDRWCQLAPELLQESEKNTAIPFIKLQQTFVPYSLVGVISPWNFPLLLSTIDTIPALLAGCAVMVKPSEIAPRFIAPLMKAIKTVPDLRDILVFIEGGGETGASLIEYVDLICFTGSVATGRKVGAAAAANFIPAFLELGGKDPAIILSSANLELTTSAILWGSVVNTGQSCLSLERIYVAESIFEQFVDLLVTKAKSLKLAYPTVESGEIGPIIAERQAGIISEHLQDAIAKGAMVRCGGTVEEKDGGWWCYPTVLTQVNHSMKVMTEETFAPIMPIMPFVTVEEAINLANDTIYGLSAAVFAAEESEAIAVARQIDAGAISINDAGLTALIYEGEKNSFKYSGLGGSRMGAASLKRFLRNKAFLAKTNSVADPWWFDS, from the coding sequence ATGAATAAAACAATAGAAGTCCGCAATCCTCGTACTGGTATATCTGACCATACAATTGTCCCCCCCTCTAAGAATCAGCTTGAACAGCAATGTCTGAACTTGCGTCAAGCACAAATTCATTGGCAGCAAATTGGTATTGTAGGTCGAATCGAAGCCTTACAGCAGTTGAAACAAGCCGTATTATCTCAGCGCGATCGCCTGACTGAAGCTTTAGTTCAAGACACGGGACGATTATCTATTTCGGCACTGGAAATTGATTCGTTTCTCTCTAGTATCGATCGCTGGTGTCAATTAGCTCCTGAATTATTACAGGAATCGGAAAAAAATACAGCAATTCCATTCATAAAATTACAGCAAACCTTCGTTCCCTATTCTTTGGTTGGGGTAATTAGCCCCTGGAATTTTCCTCTTTTACTATCTACCATCGACACTATACCTGCATTACTGGCTGGTTGTGCCGTAATGGTTAAACCTAGTGAGATTGCACCTCGCTTCATAGCACCGCTGATGAAGGCAATCAAAACCGTTCCCGATTTGCGAGATATATTAGTCTTTATTGAAGGGGGAGGGGAGACGGGAGCTTCTTTAATTGAATATGTGGATCTAATTTGTTTTACAGGTAGTGTCGCCACCGGACGCAAAGTCGGAGCAGCAGCAGCAGCAAACTTTATCCCTGCTTTTTTGGAATTAGGCGGTAAAGACCCGGCGATCATACTCTCCTCCGCTAATTTAGAATTAACTACCTCAGCAATTTTGTGGGGTTCAGTTGTCAATACTGGTCAGTCATGTCTTTCTCTTGAGCGGATTTACGTTGCTGAATCTATTTTTGAGCAATTTGTAGATCTGCTAGTTACCAAAGCCAAAAGTTTAAAATTAGCTTATCCGACAGTCGAAAGTGGTGAAATTGGTCCTATCATTGCCGAGAGACAAGCAGGAATCATCAGCGAACATTTACAAGATGCGATCGCTAAAGGAGCGATGGTACGCTGTGGTGGAACAGTAGAAGAGAAAGATGGTGGATGGTGGTGTTATCCAACAGTGCTGACTCAAGTAAATCACTCGATGAAAGTGATGACTGAAGAGACATTTGCACCGATTATGCCCATAATGCCTTTTGTGACTGTAGAGGAAGCTATTAACTTGGCAAATGACACAATTTACGGACTCAGTGCAGCCGTATTTGCAGCAGAAGAGTCAGAAGCTATAGCAGTTGCTAGACAGATAGATGCTGGTGCGATATCTATCAATGACGCAGGACTTACCGCTTTAATTTATGAAGGGGAAAAAAATTCTTTTAAATACTCTGGTTTAGGAGGTTCGCGGATGGGAGCAGCCAGTTTAAAGCGATTTTTACGCAACAAAGCTTTCTTGGCAAAAACTAATTCTGTTGCCGATCCTTGGTGGTTTGATAGCTAG
- a CDS encoding DUF433 domain-containing protein yields MTATVSIDSLIASSPDICGGRPRIDGSRITVQYVVNEIKAGVTPEEILEDKPHLTLAGIYTAIAYYYANKELLDTEFAEYDRECDRLIAEYTTGK; encoded by the coding sequence ATGACAGCTACAGTTAGCATTGATAGTTTGATTGCATCTAGTCCAGATATTTGTGGAGGAAGACCTAGAATTGATGGCTCTCGGATTACAGTTCAATATGTTGTCAATGAAATTAAAGCAGGTGTTACTCCAGAAGAAATCTTAGAAGATAAACCTCATTTAACTCTTGCTGGCATCTATACTGCGATCGCATATTATTATGCTAATAAAGAATTACTAGATACTGAATTTGCTGAATATGATCGAGAATGCGACCGATTGATAGCAGAATATACAACAGGTAAATAG
- a CDS encoding LysM peptidoglycan-binding domain-containing protein translates to MTCQCGRSYIVRQGDILFDIAQRELGDGNRWPEIMNADCSKPVNETIFPGQELCIPNGNGNAIELEATFYAHENVGCAFPASGVFGITLRAALEGDWKPRCPDIGENVLRVQCAVARSQIPLRTKFTLVLWDGRQVPAEALDVGTAIVTGKIDILVDTISEALELGRKPVKAIL, encoded by the coding sequence ATGACTTGTCAATGCGGAAGATCTTATATTGTTCGGCAAGGAGATATACTCTTTGACATTGCCCAGCGAGAGTTAGGTGATGGTAATCGTTGGCCCGAAATCATGAATGCTGATTGCAGTAAACCTGTTAACGAGACGATTTTTCCAGGTCAAGAATTGTGCATTCCGAATGGTAATGGTAATGCAATAGAGTTAGAAGCTACATTTTACGCCCATGAGAATGTAGGATGTGCTTTCCCAGCCTCAGGTGTATTTGGCATAACATTACGTGCAGCACTTGAAGGAGACTGGAAGCCACGATGCCCCGATATAGGTGAAAATGTTCTGCGCGTACAATGTGCAGTAGCTCGCTCTCAAATTCCCCTGCGTACAAAGTTTACTTTGGTTCTTTGGGATGGCAGGCAAGTTCCCGCAGAAGCCTTAGATGTAGGTACGGCAATTGTAACGGGTAAGATTGATATTCTTGTCGATACTATTTCAGAAGCACTCGAACTAGGTAGAAAGCCTGTCAAAGCAATTTTGTAA
- a CDS encoding IS630 transposase-related protein has translation MAYSLDMRQRALDLLEEGKSKTEISRMLGASRTSILRWEKRALRGELAAIYPKKRGGFRVDDEKLKAYVALNPDAYQAEIAEAIRAKENTVCRALKRLKISRKKRHRSTENGTNKGETII, from the coding sequence ATGGCATATTCTTTAGATATGCGGCAACGTGCATTAGACCTGTTAGAAGAAGGCAAAAGCAAAACAGAAATATCAAGAATGCTTGGAGCTAGTAGAACAAGTATTCTTCGATGGGAAAAAAGAGCCTTAAGAGGAGAGCTTGCAGCTATTTACCCCAAAAAAAGAGGTGGGTTTAGAGTAGATGATGAAAAATTAAAAGCTTATGTCGCATTAAATCCCGATGCCTATCAAGCAGAAATAGCAGAAGCGATTAGAGCCAAAGAAAATACCGTATGTCGAGCACTTAAAAGATTGAAGATTAGTCGAAAAAAAAGACACCGCAGTACCGAGAACGGGACCAACAAAGGCGAAACGATTATTTAA
- a CDS encoding type II toxin-antitoxin system HicB family antitoxin, whose protein sequence is MFYPIVIHKDLDTAYGVTVPDLPGCFSAGDTMEEAVKNAVEAIECHVEGILIDNEDLPIPQNMEQHIYQPEYQGGTWALVEVDLSKLGGKTQRVNITLPERILSKVDRFTENTNQSRSAFLADAALEYINSHSSGKTAA, encoded by the coding sequence ATGTTTTATCCAATTGTTATTCATAAAGATCTAGATACAGCATATGGAGTAACAGTTCCAGATCTCCCTGGTTGTTTTTCTGCTGGAGATACTATGGAAGAAGCTGTTAAAAATGCAGTGGAAGCAATTGAATGCCATGTAGAAGGAATCTTAATTGATAACGAAGATTTACCCATACCTCAAAACATGGAACAACATATTTATCAACCAGAATATCAAGGTGGAACTTGGGCGTTAGTGGAAGTAGATTTGTCTAAACTAGGCGGAAAAACACAGCGAGTTAATATTACTCTTCCTGAAAGAATTTTAAGTAAGGTAGATCGCTTTACTGAAAATACTAATCAATCTCGTTCTGCATTTTTAGCCGATGCTGCCCTGGAATATATAAACTCCCATTCATCAGGAAAAACTGCTGCCTAA